The segment gaggaggaggaggaagaggaagagagggccACAGCCTCCCCTTTAAGGCGGGGTTTACAGTCCTCCCGGCGAAAAGCTGGGGGCCGCCCCTTTAAAGAGGGAGCCGAAAGTCCTGAGGAAGATGGGAGCCGGCACCACCCCTTTAAGAACGGGCTCAGAGTCCTCCGGGCGGTGTAGGTCACCCCTTTAAAAGGGGCTTAATGTCCTCCTGAGGGAGCAGGGGGAAACCACCCCTTTAAAGAGACTTTGAAGTttgccagcagcagcagcagccccttTAAGAAAGCCTTGTGCTTCTCCGAGAGCAGCGGACTTCCCCCTGGGAGGGTGGTTTTCAAGTCCTCCTGAGGAAAAGCAAGGTTCAAACCTTTCCGAACGGCACGAAAGCTCTAAGACAGACGCAGGCCCAACCTTTTAAAGGATGTAAGACCCTCCAGGTAACGAAGACGGCTAATTTCAAGACTTTAAGGTCCTACTGACACGAACGACCCCTTTAAGGGAATGAGTTAATTTACAGTCCTTCACATGCGTCAACTTCCCCTTGAAACCGAATTGGAAAGGCCTGGGGGAGGAAGGTAGAGATGAAAAGCCACTTTCTCCCTAGTCTTTTCGACGGCCCTGTCCGTGATTTGGCAGCTCTTGTCCGGCAGCTTCCCCTTTAAGATAAACGTTGGTGTCCTCCGAGTGCAGCAACCTCCCCTTTAAGAAAATTTAAAGGGGCCTCCTCTGAGCCCAGTTTCTCCAGCCTCCTCCTCCGGTCGCCATGAAAGGCGTGAGGGGGGGCGGGGCCGAAGGGGCAGCCCCCAAATCCCCGGATGTGAGGCAATGGTGATGGGGAATGGCTTTGCTTTCCGCCGACATAAAaagtccttccttcttcccttctcttcctccttctctccctgccttGCCCCTTTAAGGGCCTGGGAGCGGCCGTTGAGAGGGCGGGGGTGCTGATCGCGCTCTCCCGTTGTCTTAGggttctctcttcttcttctcctcccctcccccgcccctcctctctctccgtctccttctccttctcctcctcttttccctccccttcgaAGGACTCGATCGTTGATAGGCCAAGACAGTGTTCGTAATAGGAGAGTCTGGGTGGAGATCAGTTGCCCAAGGAAAAGTAATTGGATCGTGTGAAGAGCTGACCCGCCCCCTTCCTCTCCCCGAATCCTGATTAGTCTGACGTATTTCTGGTCCCGGTGCCCCGACTCCCCCGCCCCTTCCTGCTGCTCTCTGATTGAGCGGCCCGGGTGACGTAGGTCCTGCGTAGCTGGGAGGTGGGGCGCGCACGCCGCCCCAGTCGGTTGGCTAATTCTTAGCGCGTGGACGCGGACCGAACCAAGTTCGCCTCCTCTGTCCCCCCTCTTCTCAGGGTAGTTTCTTCCCCACATCTCACATGCGCAGTTTCTTCGCCCCACCTCCATGGAGCCTAGTCCAACCACCGGGGCGCCCCGGTGTAGCCCAGTTTTATCTGGCGCAGAGGTGGGGGCTGGGGGCCTTGAACGCGGCCTCGTGCTCCCGGCTGGGCCgcggggaggggagaaaaggaaccGCCTGGCTGTTCCGAGTGTTGCTATGTGGGTGGAGGAGTGGGCCGGAGGCTCGGAGCCCACCTCGGCCGGCCCGGATACCTTTCTTTGCCTCCAGGCCTCTTCTGCGAAATGAGGCGGAGACCCTCCCGGGCTACGGCGGCGGGGAAGCCCGCGGAGCCCCGGCCCCTTTCTGTAGACGGGGGCTGAGTATTCTGTCAGTCCTATCAAGTGCTACATCAAGGCGCCCTTTAATTCGGCCTCCAGACACCCCCTGGAGACGCTCCTGACTAAGGCGACTTTCCTGGGAGAAGAAGGGTGGTCACTTCCAGTAAACACATCTGCTGGAAACTTGGCCCACGACCAGCCACTCAAACGGTCTTCAAGCATCTCACACTTTCTCAATTCCAGGTCTCTGATTACTTCGTCACATCGTTCTCTTCACCAGAATGTCCTCccccgagttcaaatcccaggCTTGGCCTCAAAGTACCTGTGTAACTGTCACTGAACGTCCCTTGGCCTCagtccctcctctgtaaaatgaggggggctgGCCGGACTAGGCAACTTTTCAAGGACTGCCCAGCTCTAAAGAAACTAGGATCTGAGGGGTGGGGAATCACAAAGGGACAAAATAACCGTGTGAAAAACTTTACTAACGTTAGGGAGAAAAACAGTCTTCTGACTGAACACCCCTCTCCAGGACCCCGCCTCCCAAGGTCAGGGCCCACTTTCCAAAACTGGACGGACAAGCTCCTGGACGTAAAAGCTAAAGCTCCTAACCCTTGCCTGGCTCCTCTTCCTCTTGCAACAGCAGGGCATCTAGTTCCTCCAGCCGCTGCTGCAGCAAAGGTCCAAGGTCAGGGGTAGGGGCTCGGCCTGGGGCAGGGCGAACTGCCCTGGAAGGCCTTCGATGCCGAGGGAGGCTGCAGTCTCGGAATTCCACTGCTCTTCGAAGCTTTCGAGAACTTGTGAAGATCAGGGTTCCATTCCGCTCTCGTGGCTCTTCAAAGATAGTCTCAAAGGACCTAGAACACCCAGGGGCAAGTCAGCGTTCTCCAGAATCACAACATCAGACTTGGAACGGGCCTTAGAGACCAACTAGGCCAAtgaccttattttacaggtgagaaaactgagcctgagagcCTAAGACCATCCtgctaataagtggcagaaggCAGGACTCAAATCTGTGCTTTCCACAATGTTAGTTACCTTCTGTCTAGCCTTTTTGATACCCACTCATGCCCTCTCCACGTTGCTACCGTCCCATCATCTATGCCTTAAACATTATGCTCTTTCCCCAACTCCTCTAGTTCACTCACCGCTTGGCTGTAGGGGACCGATAATTCTTGTTGGTGTAAATTTCCTCAAGGCTGAACTCCTTCTTATTCAATCTGTGGGTCAAAAAAGGCAGGAAGCAAAAAATCCACTCAACCTAACTCCTGACAAAATTACTAAAGATATTAATGTTTACAGACATTAATGTTTGCAAATGATTTAAAAACTGGAATCCTTAGGTCACAGATCCATTAAAAGTGACATTAATATCACTCAACAGTGATATTAATACAGATTATTTCCTCTCCCTAATCTTAAAAGTCATTgttaaatacttttttatttttgttattggaGAGttcctaaccaaaaaaaaaaatagtaactcCCTTTGGCAGGATACACTGGAGAGCCAAACATAATTTCAGGGCCTCAGAAATAAAAAACAGGCCTAGTATAATTCAGTTTTTCCATTGTCCTAGcaagaaaataagtgaaaaattaACTCAAATTGAGAATGCTGTAGTATTAGTTCTTCCCACAGTGAAAAGAGGCCACACCCACAGCACAGTAAAATCATATAGTAACTCTATATAAGGGCAGTGGGTGTGGAGCTGACAGAGCCTCTCACCTGATTGGCCGAGGCAGCCCCATTGGAGTGAGGTTGGGCTGAGTCCTGGATGGTGTCCTGCGGATCCGAAAGCAGGAGACCTTTCCCACAGCCTGCCagcaggaagaagggaagggacaggTCATGAGTTCTACCCCGGGCCCTTAGTTCAAAACCTCCCCCAGTCCCTCCCTCCAAGGGTTCTACCTTGGTCTCAGAGTCTGACAGCACCATGTCCTCTGGGCGTTGTTGCCCCTCCCCTTGTGGGGAGCAAAccctagaaaaaaaagaagtcaggTATATAAAAGCATCATTTCTCTTCCACCTCTATCCTGCCCCCAGGAAGCGGGGAGAGAATaaacaagaatccagagaagagaGAACTGTCAGGATACTGTAGTTAGATGGTGGATTACCTGGATTCTGGCAGGTCCgagaaagaggaggaagcagaagcagcaggagAGCAGGTGGTGACAATGTTTGGGGGTGCACCTGACCCTCCCAAGGGAAAAACCTCTTTTCGAAGGCAAGGCCGGGAAGGTGGTGGGGCCCGAGccagctccccacccccaaccgTGTGCCTTCTAGGTCGAGGCCTATTTGGATGTGGAGGGAAGGCGGACCATGCACATCCCTCTTCCCCAGGGGGCCCCAGGTCCGGGCAGGAGTGGCTTCGACCCAAAGGAGGCCTTGGGGCAGCAGGGAGGCCAGGGTCCTGGGCCCTCCACTGACGGATGGGGGGTCGAGGGCTTACaggcccctccccctcctctaccCGGACTCGCCCAGACTCAGGGGCTTCCGAGATGGCAATCTTCAGCTCCAGCTTCATGGGTGAGGCTGGTGATGTGGGGCTTGTGGGTGGGGCCTGAGGGGTTTTGGTTGGGGTGAGGAAGATGTCAGCAAAGCTCTCCAGCTTAGAGCGGACAGAGCGGAAGAGTGGTGCCAGGCCCCAAGGGCTCAGGCGTGGCCGCAAGAGGCTGGAGGGTGGGGGAGACGGGGTCTCTGGCTCTGAGCCTgtataggagaaagagaaaaggaaggtgaagggggaaaaaagactaaTATGGGTTCCTGACCAAGAGCTATCCCTCTGAATAGACTTACCCATTAAGGAAAATAGCCCCAACCTAGAAAGCTAAGCTCCACCTCTAAGGTACCTTTAAGCTACTTTTCTTGACATTTTCATTGAACAGTCTTCTCCTATGTTTAGAGACTTTACTTACCCCCTTCAAGAGCCAAGATGTATATGGCATAAAACCCAATACTACCACCTTTCAGCCTTTACCAGCCCTCCAGAAGGATAGGCTAGGGGGTTCAGTGCCCCACCTACCTGGCAAAATGCATTCAGCATGGTCCACAGGAGAGGCCTGCCGAAACACTGAATCCAAGTCCATGGAGGAAGGCATTGATTGGTGAATAGCTGTCATATGATCAACtctaggagaaagagaggggcAGACAGTATTGGTtttgggtggagggagaggaataAAGCCATGCTGGATGAAATCCCCAGCTACACCAAGTCGTCCAGTCAaagcctgtctctctctctccagaaacTGCATCTCTTCCTGGAAGGGTCACCAGGTTGGGGGtcgggaagaaggagaaagagaatccCAAATGATGCCTTCCCTTAATCCACAACATTGGGTTTCAGGGGACATTAAGAAGAGGCATGAAGGGAAAAGGGAACTCAGGAAGGGAACCCCACTTTAGGCTGTAACCCCTCAGAAAGGAGACAGATGCTAAAAGCCACAGTAAGCAGTTCCTGTCCCCCTGCCACACTAAAACCAAACCACTCCCCCTGCTTAAAGCCAAATTTCCAGGGCATTCTGCCACTGGAGTTGCCTCCCCAGAAAATGTTGCAGGTCAGTGGGAAAATGCCTGGCTGACTTCTTAGTCCCAGCTGACCCAGGCCCCTCACCTGCATGCTGAGATCCCTGGGTCTTCAGTCTCATTGTTGAAGCCCTGGGGATAAGCGGAACAGAACTCACAGGGAGGGGAGCCACACAGGGAGACCCCTTTGGCCTCCATTAACACTTAATCATTGCCTGCTACCTTCCTAGAACTTCAGGTTACTGACACCAATTCTCCCTTATTCCTAACCTCCCCTCCCTGTTTCTTCATTCATGCTGTTTCTCCTACCTGGAAAATCCTCCATTCTCTTTTCAGCTTATTTAAACCTATTCATCCTTCAAGACCAAGGTCAAGCCCCAACTCCTCCATGAAACTTACCCCAAATACCCTAGTTCACATTGATCTCATCCTTTCCTGAGTTGCTGTGACTTTACAGGCAGGAACAAACAATTTAGCAATTAAGCTGTTCTAGTTTGTACTATTAGTTTTAAAGTGTAATCAGCTGGAGGAAAACTCCATTTCATATGTTTCTTCCATATTCCCCAGAACACCTGTCACAGGGCTAACCAC is part of the Notamacropus eugenii isolate mMacEug1 chromosome 3, mMacEug1.pri_v2, whole genome shotgun sequence genome and harbors:
- the PRR14 gene encoding proline-rich protein 14 isoform X3, with the translated sequence MLSPAGKRTRLQPGVKPGTLQGLPEAIAIPMDLPQDSSQPSLNREPLVRAPWGARTRKRPRLQEQQLGEPRLSPRVAGTPSPLEKASQRVLTVVLEDVIATRMSQEMLPEVSSPTPRRSSRLESSRSQPSLSPLQSSWSPQSRPPDWSTLCREPLTRAPKRMGIQRRRPLQLGTSRRGAEENPSQQDKPSQPSLLVMLEDIKNPRSPVKAQELLGFNNETEDPGISACRVDHMTAIHQSMPSSMDLDSVFRQASPVDHAECILPGSEPETPSPPPSSLLRPRLSPWGLAPLFRSVRSKLESFADIFLTPTKTPQAPPTSPTSPASPMKLELKIAISEAPESGRVRVEEGEGPVSPRPPIRQWRAQDPGLPAAPRPPLGRSHSCPDLGPPGEEGCAWSAFPPHPNRPRPRRHTVGGGELARAPPPSRPCLRKEVFPLGGSGAPPNIVTTCSPAASASSSFSDLPESRVCSPQGEGQQRPEDMVLSDSETKAVGKVSCFRIRRTPSRTQPNLTPMGLPRPIRLNKKEFSLEEIYTNKNYRSPTAKRSFETIFEEPRERNGTLIFTSSRKLRRAVEFRDCSLPRHRRPSRAVRPAPGRAPTPDLGPLLQQRLEELDALLLQEEEEPGKG
- the PRR14 gene encoding proline-rich protein 14 isoform X1, which translates into the protein MAAAAASRPFLPPRKTVPGDWAAPVCPEKKVYGGWAGSGRAGFKGAGGGNSPRTGICGRRRLQPGVKPGTLQGLPEAIAIPMDLPQDSSQPSLNREPLVRAPWGARTRKRPRLQEQQLGEPRLSPRVAGTPSPLEKASQRVLTVVLEDVIATRMSQEMLPEVSSPTPRRSSRLESSRSQPSLSPLQSSWSPQSRPPDWSTLCREPLTRAPKRMGIQRRRPLQLGTSRRGAEENPSQQDKPSQPSLLVMLEDIKNPRSPVKAQELLGFNNETEDPGISACRVDHMTAIHQSMPSSMDLDSVFRQASPVDHAECILPGSEPETPSPPPSSLLRPRLSPWGLAPLFRSVRSKLESFADIFLTPTKTPQAPPTSPTSPASPMKLELKIAISEAPESGRVRVEEGEGPVSPRPPIRQWRAQDPGLPAAPRPPLGRSHSCPDLGPPGEEGCAWSAFPPHPNRPRPRRHTVGGGELARAPPPSRPCLRKEVFPLGGSGAPPNIVTTCSPAASASSSFSDLPESRVCSPQGEGQQRPEDMVLSDSETKAVGKVSCFRIRRTPSRTQPNLTPMGLPRPIRLNKKEFSLEEIYTNKNYRSPTAKRSFETIFEEPRERNGTLIFTSSRKLRRAVEFRDCSLPRHRRPSRAVRPAPGRAPTPDLGPLLQQRLEELDALLLQEEEEPGKG
- the PRR14 gene encoding proline-rich protein 14 isoform X2 produces the protein MAAAAASRPFLPPRKTVPGDWAAPVCPEKKVYGGWAGSGRAGFKGAGGGNSPRTGICGRRRQPSLNREPLVRAPWGARTRKRPRLQEQQLGEPRLSPRVAGTPSPLEKASQRVLTVVLEDVIATRMSQEMLPEVSSPTPRRSSRLESSRSQPSLSPLQSSWSPQSRPPDWSTLCREPLTRAPKRMGIQRRRPLQLGTSRRGAEENPSQQDKPSQPSLLVMLEDIKNPRSPVKAQELLGFNNETEDPGISACRVDHMTAIHQSMPSSMDLDSVFRQASPVDHAECILPGSEPETPSPPPSSLLRPRLSPWGLAPLFRSVRSKLESFADIFLTPTKTPQAPPTSPTSPASPMKLELKIAISEAPESGRVRVEEGEGPVSPRPPIRQWRAQDPGLPAAPRPPLGRSHSCPDLGPPGEEGCAWSAFPPHPNRPRPRRHTVGGGELARAPPPSRPCLRKEVFPLGGSGAPPNIVTTCSPAASASSSFSDLPESRVCSPQGEGQQRPEDMVLSDSETKAVGKVSCFRIRRTPSRTQPNLTPMGLPRPIRLNKKEFSLEEIYTNKNYRSPTAKRSFETIFEEPRERNGTLIFTSSRKLRRAVEFRDCSLPRHRRPSRAVRPAPGRAPTPDLGPLLQQRLEELDALLLQEEEEPGKG
- the PRR14 gene encoding proline-rich protein 14 isoform X5, which produces MTPSHHTQPSLNREPLVRAPWGARTRKRPRLQEQQLGEPRLSPRVAGTPSPLEKASQRVLTVVLEDVIATRMSQEMLPEVSSPTPRRSSRLESSRSQPSLSPLQSSWSPQSRPPDWSTLCREPLTRAPKRMGIQRRRPLQLGTSRRGAEENPSQQDKPSQPSLLVMLEDIKNPRSPVKAQELLGFNNETEDPGISACRVDHMTAIHQSMPSSMDLDSVFRQASPVDHAECILPGSEPETPSPPPSSLLRPRLSPWGLAPLFRSVRSKLESFADIFLTPTKTPQAPPTSPTSPASPMKLELKIAISEAPESGRVRVEEGEGPVSPRPPIRQWRAQDPGLPAAPRPPLGRSHSCPDLGPPGEEGCAWSAFPPHPNRPRPRRHTVGGGELARAPPPSRPCLRKEVFPLGGSGAPPNIVTTCSPAASASSSFSDLPESRVCSPQGEGQQRPEDMVLSDSETKAVGKVSCFRIRRTPSRTQPNLTPMGLPRPIRLNKKEFSLEEIYTNKNYRSPTAKRSFETIFEEPRERNGTLIFTSSRKLRRAVEFRDCSLPRHRRPSRAVRPAPGRAPTPDLGPLLQQRLEELDALLLQEEEEPGKG
- the PRR14 gene encoding proline-rich protein 14 isoform X4, with the translated sequence MLSPAGKRTRQPSLNREPLVRAPWGARTRKRPRLQEQQLGEPRLSPRVAGTPSPLEKASQRVLTVVLEDVIATRMSQEMLPEVSSPTPRRSSRLESSRSQPSLSPLQSSWSPQSRPPDWSTLCREPLTRAPKRMGIQRRRPLQLGTSRRGAEENPSQQDKPSQPSLLVMLEDIKNPRSPVKAQELLGFNNETEDPGISACRVDHMTAIHQSMPSSMDLDSVFRQASPVDHAECILPGSEPETPSPPPSSLLRPRLSPWGLAPLFRSVRSKLESFADIFLTPTKTPQAPPTSPTSPASPMKLELKIAISEAPESGRVRVEEGEGPVSPRPPIRQWRAQDPGLPAAPRPPLGRSHSCPDLGPPGEEGCAWSAFPPHPNRPRPRRHTVGGGELARAPPPSRPCLRKEVFPLGGSGAPPNIVTTCSPAASASSSFSDLPESRVCSPQGEGQQRPEDMVLSDSETKAVGKVSCFRIRRTPSRTQPNLTPMGLPRPIRLNKKEFSLEEIYTNKNYRSPTAKRSFETIFEEPRERNGTLIFTSSRKLRRAVEFRDCSLPRHRRPSRAVRPAPGRAPTPDLGPLLQQRLEELDALLLQEEEEPGKG